A section of the Lodderomyces beijingensis strain CBS 14171 genome assembly, chromosome: 2 genome encodes:
- a CDS encoding mitochondrial 37S ribosomal protein uS4m: MPRKLDKVSHLMRGQVGMSMNVQNLFNLYRKKPLSYHGKTLYQQKWAAKAETRAYHGDQLREKRFKKVLFEPELKTNSQLDASLKGEDVAPTPITLQTYAVLEKRLEFALFRSMFASSVRQARQFILGGYVKVNGVTIKHPSFPLQSGDVFSVDPERVLFALGRTKPNLKKAIRVDNQQIAAWNAHVKLAKANPEEFWKKQQNKLASLDDVANLKLQEREQRKESVRDKEMKKKQNETTKNTVLKDIVLLGNAAAAAAADATASGVSVHTFEKYGKNADSKCLQVYQMLLENKSPLLEDASDAAIDKFFAKDVERTPDETRSVRKVISILKELEKSEWDRIRGAQDEFVDKFYHPSLIEKLTPKPLLDAEKILEDPSTAKVDLQWQKGLFGRKDPSKSYFTPWTPRPFLGAFAILPSHIEVSFDTCHAVYLRDPVARPGHSEVISPFPDHVHERAYMYYIKKGA, from the coding sequence ATGCCACGGAAGTTGGATAAAGTGTCCCACTTGATGCGTGGTCAAGTGGGGATGTCCATGAACGTTCAGAACTTGTTCAACCTTTACCGAAAGAAACCGCTCAGCTACCACGGCAAGACGCTATATCAGCAGAAATGGGCAGCCAAAGCGGAAACGAGGGCGTACCACGGAGACCAGTTGAGAGAAAAGAGGTTCAAAAAGGTGTTGTTTGAGCCCGAGCTCAAGACCAACTCTCAGTTGGATGCATCTTTGAAAGGAGAAGATGTCGCGCCGACTCCAATCACTTTGCAAACGTATGCTGTTCTCGAGAAGAGGTTGGAGTTTGCTTTGTTCAGGAGTATGTTTGCTTCGTCGGTTAGACAGGCTCGTCAATTCATCCTTGGTGGCTATGTCAAGGTCAACGGAGTTACGATCAAGCATCCTTCGTTCCCATTACAGAGCGGAGACGTATTTTCGGTTGATCCCGAGCGTGTGCTCTTTGCCTTGGGAAGAACAAAgccaaacttgaaaaaggcaATCAGGGTGGATAACCAGCAGATTGCCGCTTGGAACGCTCATGTtaaacttgcaaaagccAATCCGGAagagttttggaaaaagcaACAAAACAAGCTTGCCTCTTTGGACGACGTGGCCAATCTCAAGTTGCAGGAGAGAGAACAGAGAAAAGAGCTGGTACGGGAtaaggaaatgaaaaagaagcagaatgaaacaaccaaaaacacGGTTTTGAAGGACATTGTTCTTCTCGGCAAtgccgctgctgccgctgctgctgatgcgACTGCGTCTGGTGTCTCCGTTCACACATTCGAAAAATACGGGAAAAATGCAGATAGCAAGTGCCTCCAGGTTTACCAGATGCtattggaaaacaaaagccCGCTTTTGGAGGACGCTTCCGACGCAGCCATCGACAAGTTTTTCGCCAAGGATGTCGAAAGGACGCCAGACGAGACCAGGTCGGTGAGAAAAGTCATCTCCATATTGAaagaattggaaaagagcGAATGGGACAGGATACGGGGCGCTCAAGACGAGTTTGTCGACAAATTTTACCATCCTTCTTTGATTGAGAAGCTCACTCCAAAGCCATTGTTGGATGCAGAAAAGATACTAGAGGACCCGTCGACTGCAAAAGTCGACTTGCAATGGCAGAAAGGTCTCTTTGGCAGAAAAGACCCTTCAAAGTCATACTTTACTCCATGGACTCCACGACCATTTCTCGGCGCGTTTGCCATCTTGCCCTCCCACATTGAGGTCTCGTTTGATACCTGTCATGCCGTGTATTTGAGGGACCCCGTTGCCAGACCTGGCCACTCAGAAGTTATATCTCCTTTCCCCGACCATGTGCATGAAAGAGCTTACATGTATTATATCAAGAAAGGTGCTtaa
- a CDS encoding 60S ribosomal protein eL15 yields MGAYKYLEELQRKKQSDVMRFLYRVRCWEYRQKNVIHRAPRPSRPDKARRLGYKAKQGFVIYRIRVRRGGRKRPVPKGATYGKPTNQGVNHLKYQRSLRSTAEERVGRRAANLRVLNSYWVNQDSTYKYYEVILVDPQHKAIRTDPRYQWIANAVHKHRESRGLTSAGKKSRGINKGHLYNKTRAGRRHTWKKHNTLSLWRYRK; encoded by the coding sequence ATGGGTGCCTACAAATACTTGGAAGAattgcaaagaaagaagcaaTCCGATGTTATGAGATTCCTTTACAGGGTCAGATGCTGGGAGTACAGACAAAAGAACGTCATCCACAGAGCCCCAAGACCTTCGAGACCAGACAAGGCCAGAAGATTGGGCTACAAGGCTAAGCAAGGTTTTGTCATCTACAGAATCAGAGTCAGAAGAGGTGGCAGAAAGAGACCTGTTCCAAAAGGTGCTACTTACGGAAAGCCAACCAACCAAGGTGTCAACCACTTGAAATACCAAAGATCATTGAGATCCACTGCTGAGGAAAGAGTTGGCAGAAGAGCTGCTAACTTGAGAGTCTTGAACTCGTACTGGGTCAACCAAGACTCCACCTACAAGTACTACGAGGTCATTTTAGTTGACCCTCAACACAAGGCCATCAGAACCGACCCAAGATACCAATGGATCGCCAACGCTGTCCACAAACACAGAGAGTCTAGAGGTCTTACTTCTGCTGGTAAGAAATCTAGAGGTATCAACAAGGGCCACTTGTACAACAAGACCAGAGCCGGTAGAAGACACACCTGGAAGAAGCACAACACTTTGTCCTTGTGGAGATACAGAAAGTAA